A DNA window from Pontimonas salivibrio contains the following coding sequences:
- a CDS encoding DivIVA domain-containing protein: MSIDQGEFPTELRGYRRADVEATLAELRNELMQAAKDRAQALEDLTAARTELEQLRSVQHENQTPSYAGLGGRLEAVLRIAEEQSTRIIAQADIDADRVTQEAKAQAEAAIDAAEKEAERLVSETEASTKARRESAEEQAEKLIADAKAEAERLRNEAIEEAASIRGAVTTETAQLRASAKRESESLRAEAERAIAEQRSVAERELGQARSEAAALQKDIAVERATHELTLKKIQEEAALAKTQMEEEIAATHAKLQHDNEKQADALARVASQARSDLDLELKARRAENERELLEAHQKAVELNNSFITEATTQREELTAQLDAIRQAQRELEESIAELNNTGRDAAQTQARETIEEAETQAQALVDAATQEANQKLSDAEKRLAALRVEKETIAGYIETLRNVVQVVDEAAQNAEAPPSTPEA; this comes from the coding sequence GTGAGTATCGACCAAGGCGAGTTCCCTACGGAGTTGCGCGGCTATCGCCGCGCAGACGTGGAAGCTACCCTTGCGGAGCTTCGCAATGAATTGATGCAAGCCGCGAAGGATCGCGCTCAAGCACTCGAAGACCTCACGGCAGCCCGAACCGAATTAGAGCAGCTACGCAGCGTCCAGCACGAAAACCAAACTCCCAGCTACGCGGGTCTCGGCGGCCGGCTGGAAGCCGTCTTGCGTATCGCTGAGGAACAGTCCACACGCATCATCGCTCAAGCCGATATCGATGCCGATCGCGTGACCCAGGAGGCGAAAGCACAGGCCGAAGCAGCTATTGACGCCGCCGAAAAAGAAGCCGAGAGGCTTGTCTCCGAAACAGAAGCGTCAACAAAAGCTCGCAGAGAGTCGGCGGAGGAGCAGGCCGAAAAACTTATCGCTGACGCGAAAGCGGAAGCCGAACGCCTGAGAAACGAGGCCATCGAGGAGGCAGCGTCCATCCGGGGCGCTGTGACGACGGAAACCGCGCAGCTTCGAGCCTCAGCAAAACGCGAATCGGAGTCGTTGCGTGCCGAAGCGGAGCGGGCCATTGCGGAGCAACGCAGCGTGGCCGAACGCGAACTGGGTCAGGCTAGAAGTGAAGCGGCAGCGCTTCAAAAAGACATTGCGGTCGAACGGGCGACCCACGAACTGACTCTGAAAAAAATCCAAGAGGAAGCCGCGTTGGCAAAAACCCAAATGGAAGAAGAGATTGCTGCCACTCACGCCAAACTTCAACACGACAATGAAAAGCAAGCTGACGCCTTAGCCCGTGTAGCCTCGCAGGCTCGTTCAGATTTGGATCTGGAACTCAAAGCCCGTCGAGCGGAAAATGAGCGCGAACTGCTGGAAGCCCACCAGAAAGCTGTTGAACTCAACAACAGTTTCATCACTGAAGCCACCACGCAACGCGAAGAGCTCACCGCCCAGTTGGACGCCATACGGCAAGCCCAACGTGAGCTGGAGGAGTCAATCGCCGAGTTGAACAACACGGGTCGCGATGCCGCTCAGACTCAGGCCAGGGAAACCATCGAGGAAGCCGAAACACAAGCCCAAGCGCTCGTCGACGCGGCCACGCAGGAGGCGAACCAGAAGCTCTCTGATGCCGAGAAGAGACTCGCCGCACTTCGGGTGGAAAAAGAAACAATCGCCGGTTACATCGAAACACTTCGCAACGTTGTGCAGGTAGTAGACGAGGCCGCACAGAACGCCGAAGCGCCCCCAAGTACACCCGAAGCCTAG
- the ispG gene encoding flavodoxin-dependent (E)-4-hydroxy-3-methylbut-2-enyl-diphosphate synthase: MPAVNLGMPKVAETLAPRRKTRQIKVGNLLVGGDAPVSVQSMTTTQTTDINGTLQQIAELTATGCDVVRVAVPTQDDANVLHIIAKKSQIPVIADIHFQPKYVFSAIDAGCGAVRVNPGNIKKFDDRVGEIAKAAKDAGVSLRIGVNAGSLDPRLLQKYGKPTAEALVESAVWEASLFEEHDFHDFKISVKHNDPVVMVKAYRMLSERGDWPLHLGVTEAGPAFQGTIKSSVAFGTLLAEGIGDTIRVSLSAPPAEEVKVGLKILESLNLRERKLEIVSCPSCGRAQVDVYTLADSVTKGLEGMTVPLRVAVMGCVVNGPGEAREADLGVASGNGKGQIFVKGEVIKTVPEAEIVQTLIEEANRLAAEMPDVPSGEPEVITG; this comes from the coding sequence GTGCCCGCTGTGAATCTGGGAATGCCCAAAGTTGCCGAAACGTTGGCGCCTCGGCGAAAAACCCGACAAATCAAAGTGGGCAACCTCCTTGTCGGTGGTGACGCTCCCGTCAGCGTCCAATCGATGACGACCACTCAGACCACAGACATCAACGGCACCCTTCAACAAATCGCTGAACTCACGGCCACAGGCTGTGATGTTGTCCGGGTTGCAGTGCCCACCCAAGACGACGCCAACGTGTTGCACATCATCGCCAAGAAAAGCCAAATTCCGGTGATCGCCGACATTCACTTCCAACCCAAATACGTCTTTTCGGCCATCGACGCTGGTTGCGGTGCTGTGCGGGTGAACCCGGGCAACATTAAGAAATTCGATGACCGGGTGGGAGAAATTGCGAAAGCCGCCAAAGACGCTGGGGTCAGCCTTCGCATTGGGGTGAACGCCGGTTCGCTGGATCCACGGCTGTTGCAGAAATATGGCAAACCGACTGCTGAAGCGCTCGTCGAAAGTGCCGTCTGGGAGGCAAGCCTCTTCGAGGAACACGACTTCCACGACTTTAAGATTTCCGTCAAACACAACGACCCTGTCGTCATGGTGAAGGCCTACAGGATGTTGTCGGAGCGCGGTGACTGGCCCTTGCACTTGGGTGTCACCGAAGCGGGACCGGCTTTCCAAGGCACCATCAAATCCTCGGTAGCGTTTGGAACCCTGCTCGCGGAAGGCATTGGCGACACGATTCGAGTGTCGCTGTCGGCCCCGCCGGCAGAAGAAGTCAAAGTGGGCCTGAAGATTCTAGAGAGTTTGAATCTTCGTGAGCGAAAGCTTGAGATTGTTTCCTGCCCCAGTTGTGGTCGGGCCCAAGTCGACGTCTACACGCTCGCTGACTCTGTCACCAAAGGCCTGGAGGGCATGACTGTGCCACTTCGAGTCGCGGTGATGGGGTGTGTGGTGAATGGCCCGGGAGAAGCCCGTGAGGCGGACCTCGGTGTGGCCAGTGGAAACGGTAAAGGCCAGATTTTTGTGAAGGGCGAAGTCATTAAGACTGTTCCCGAAGCCGAAATTGTCCAAACCCTGATCGAAGAGGCCAACCGCCTGGCCGCCGAAATGCCCGATGTGCCCTCTGGAGAACCAGAAGTCATCACCGGCTAG
- a CDS encoding M50 family metallopeptidase: protein MESTIWFIVGVLALIVGLGISIGLHEWGHFYPAKRFGVGITKFMVGFGPTLWSTKPGETEFGIKAIPLGGYVAMHGMFAPSEKGASEKGAGEVGANERAPRRGGAGTDFAGLDDQPDSDEFDDSRSFYRLSVFRRIVIMLGGPAMNLIIATVLYAVLLMGFGVVQPSLTVGSVSQCVLPATETRTDCRPGDPAAPGNQAGMEPGDVILAVDGQEVDSWLVLTEIIRDHPGETLALTIDREGTTREIRITPLLTERFAMDSRGQVAVDSDGQPMVEPVGFVGIGAALETARQPISQVPVAIGDNVEGVTRVILTLPQRMVQVSQAAFGDDERDPNGPISVVGVGRIAGEIASIDDIENHDRIASFIALLASLNIALFVFNLIPLLPLDGGHVAVALIDGIRRKIASIRGSPPPNPTNPQKLMPLTLVVVAALISMSVLLMYADIVNPISLIQ from the coding sequence GTGGAGTCAACCATCTGGTTCATCGTCGGAGTTCTTGCCCTCATTGTGGGGTTGGGGATTTCGATTGGGTTACACGAGTGGGGTCACTTTTACCCCGCGAAACGCTTTGGCGTGGGTATCACCAAATTCATGGTGGGCTTTGGGCCCACACTGTGGTCGACCAAGCCCGGTGAAACGGAATTTGGCATTAAAGCCATTCCACTGGGCGGTTATGTCGCCATGCACGGGATGTTTGCGCCCAGCGAAAAAGGGGCCAGCGAAAAAGGGGCCGGTGAAGTAGGAGCCAATGAGAGGGCGCCGAGGCGCGGTGGTGCCGGTACTGATTTTGCCGGTTTAGATGATCAGCCAGACTCCGACGAGTTTGATGATTCGAGAAGTTTTTACCGCTTGAGTGTCTTTCGTCGCATCGTCATCATGCTGGGTGGCCCGGCCATGAATCTCATCATTGCGACCGTGTTGTATGCGGTGTTGCTGATGGGTTTTGGTGTCGTCCAGCCGAGCCTCACCGTGGGTTCTGTGTCCCAGTGTGTGCTGCCGGCAACAGAAACGCGCACCGACTGTCGCCCCGGGGACCCTGCTGCTCCAGGGAACCAGGCCGGTATGGAGCCGGGCGATGTGATTCTTGCTGTCGATGGCCAAGAAGTCGACAGCTGGTTGGTGTTGACCGAAATCATTCGCGATCACCCCGGTGAGACTCTTGCTCTGACGATTGACCGTGAGGGCACCACTCGCGAGATTCGCATCACGCCTCTGCTGACGGAGCGCTTCGCGATGGACTCCAGAGGTCAAGTCGCAGTGGACTCGGACGGGCAACCCATGGTGGAACCGGTGGGGTTTGTGGGAATTGGTGCGGCACTGGAAACCGCGCGCCAACCCATCAGCCAAGTACCGGTCGCGATTGGGGACAACGTTGAAGGTGTCACCAGGGTGATCCTGACTCTGCCCCAACGCATGGTGCAAGTGTCCCAGGCGGCATTCGGGGACGACGAACGAGACCCGAACGGCCCCATCAGTGTGGTGGGCGTGGGACGTATCGCCGGTGAAATCGCGTCAATCGACGACATCGAAAACCATGACCGCATTGCCAGTTTCATTGCCCTACTGGCTTCGCTGAATATTGCCCTGTTCGTGTTCAACCTGATACCCCTGCTGCCCTTGGATGGTGGACACGTCGCCGTGGCCCTCATCGATGGCATCCGTCGAAAAATTGCCTCCATTCGAGGCTCGCCGCCACCCAATCCGACCAACCCGCAAAAACTCATGCCCCTCACCCTCGTGGTTGTTGCGGCGTTGATCAGTATGAGCGTGTTGCTGATGTATGCCGATATTGTCAACCCGATCAGTCTGATTCAGTAA
- a CDS encoding cysteine desulfurase family protein — protein MSVYLDHAATTPMPENIRDTYTRALAGVGNPSSIHQAGQDARAHLEVARGEIAGLLGLDPMELVFTSGGTESTNTWIKGRTFSMRKEGIQTPVWISTAAEHHATLDALNWLEAHGLARTHFVDVDRWGVCDLESLESALDAYPAAEIAGVTTLVANNEVGSIQPVEAIAALAATRGVSVHIDAIQAFGHVELPIRQWGVHAVSISAHKIGGPVGIGGLVVTRDAPAIEGLHHGGGQQLHRSGTLDAAGAVAFAHAARLAESTRLEREAHLQRLSGRLREGLVGASQGVTPSGHPTHRVNHIVHITVDGVEGDVLLYLLDAQGIRVSTGSACQAGVPEPSHVLVAMGLSEQSARGALRFSVGAQTTDADIDRVLEVFPGVVAAAREAGMADAPNPDGVFAQ, from the coding sequence GTGAGTGTCTACCTAGACCACGCGGCGACCACGCCGATGCCCGAAAACATCCGGGACACCTACACCCGGGCGTTAGCCGGTGTGGGAAATCCGTCATCGATTCATCAAGCCGGTCAAGACGCCAGAGCACACCTCGAAGTGGCCCGGGGAGAAATTGCGGGCCTTCTCGGCCTCGACCCCATGGAGCTGGTGTTCACCTCCGGGGGGACCGAATCAACCAACACCTGGATTAAAGGACGCACTTTTTCCATGCGCAAGGAAGGAATCCAGACCCCGGTATGGATTTCCACGGCAGCCGAACATCACGCCACCCTCGATGCCCTGAACTGGTTGGAAGCCCACGGCCTGGCCCGGACCCATTTCGTGGACGTTGACCGCTGGGGTGTGTGTGATCTGGAGTCGTTGGAGAGTGCGTTGGATGCCTACCCGGCTGCCGAAATTGCGGGGGTGACAACCCTGGTGGCCAACAATGAAGTGGGCAGTATCCAACCGGTGGAGGCGATCGCCGCGCTCGCGGCCACCCGCGGGGTATCTGTCCACATTGATGCGATTCAAGCCTTCGGCCACGTGGAGCTTCCCATTCGCCAGTGGGGTGTTCATGCGGTGAGCATTTCGGCCCACAAAATTGGTGGACCGGTGGGTATTGGAGGGCTTGTGGTGACCAGGGACGCCCCCGCGATTGAAGGCCTTCACCACGGGGGCGGTCAACAGTTGCACCGCTCGGGGACTCTCGATGCTGCCGGTGCAGTGGCCTTTGCTCACGCAGCGCGGTTAGCAGAATCGACACGACTCGAACGAGAAGCACACCTCCAGCGGCTGTCTGGTCGCTTGAGGGAAGGGTTAGTGGGTGCCAGCCAGGGTGTGACTCCCAGTGGTCACCCCACCCACCGCGTAAACCACATCGTCCACATCACCGTGGATGGTGTGGAAGGAGACGTCTTGTTGTATTTGCTGGATGCCCAAGGTATTCGGGTGTCTACGGGCTCCGCGTGTCAGGCGGGTGTCCCTGAGCCCTCCCATGTTCTGGTGGCGATGGGGTTGTCCGAGCAGTCCGCCCGTGGCGCCCTCCGGTTCAGCGTGGGGGCCCAGACCACTGACGCCGACATTGACCGGGTGCTTGAAGTGTTTCCGGGCGTCGTTGCGGCCGCCAGGGAGGCCGGTATGGCTGATGCTCCCAATCCCGATGGAGTATTCGCCCAGTAG
- the dxr gene encoding 1-deoxy-D-xylulose-5-phosphate reductoisomerase, with the protein MRRVLILGSTGSIGTQAIDIATAHPERFSIVGLSAGSKAEMLAHQAQQLGLPESATALGAEGASDLIKRLEPDVVLNAITGSVGLGPTLVALDSGAVLALANKESLIVGGQLVTSRAQEGQIVPVDSEHSALAQALMAGKSSEVNRLIVTASGGPFRGRSAKELEAVSPGDALAHPTWNMGRVITTNSATLVNKGLEVIEAHLLFGIDYDHIEVTVHPQSIVHSLVEFIDGSTMAQCSPPDMRLPISLALEWPKRVPGAVAGLDWTAAHTWTFEPLDDDVFPAVSMAKAAGIKGATFPAVFNAANEQAVDAFHDGALSFPGITQVIAEVLGEHQPEPMTLEGVYAAEAWARSRADEVIATRRF; encoded by the coding sequence GTGCGTAGAGTCCTCATACTGGGCTCGACAGGGTCTATCGGGACCCAAGCGATTGATATCGCCACAGCCCACCCTGAACGGTTTTCCATCGTGGGTCTCTCCGCCGGCTCAAAGGCGGAGATGCTGGCACACCAAGCCCAACAGCTGGGTCTGCCAGAATCTGCCACCGCGCTTGGAGCCGAGGGTGCATCGGATCTGATTAAGCGGCTCGAGCCAGATGTTGTCTTAAACGCCATCACCGGGTCGGTCGGTTTGGGCCCCACCTTGGTCGCTTTGGATTCTGGTGCGGTCTTGGCACTGGCCAATAAGGAAAGCCTGATTGTGGGCGGGCAGTTGGTCACCTCCCGGGCCCAAGAGGGCCAGATCGTTCCTGTCGATTCCGAACACTCTGCCTTAGCCCAGGCATTGATGGCCGGGAAGTCCTCTGAAGTGAACCGGCTCATTGTCACCGCCAGTGGGGGCCCGTTTCGTGGGCGCAGTGCCAAGGAGTTAGAAGCGGTCTCGCCGGGTGATGCACTGGCTCACCCCACCTGGAACATGGGGCGGGTGATTACCACCAATTCGGCCACCCTGGTCAATAAGGGTCTGGAAGTCATTGAGGCCCACCTCCTGTTTGGCATTGACTACGACCACATTGAGGTCACTGTTCACCCCCAATCAATCGTGCACTCTCTAGTGGAGTTCATTGACGGGTCGACCATGGCTCAGTGTTCACCGCCTGATATGCGACTGCCCATTTCTCTGGCGTTGGAGTGGCCCAAGAGGGTTCCTGGCGCTGTTGCCGGACTGGATTGGACGGCCGCACACACCTGGACTTTTGAGCCGCTGGATGATGACGTATTTCCGGCGGTGTCGATGGCGAAGGCGGCAGGAATCAAAGGGGCAACTTTTCCCGCCGTGTTCAATGCCGCCAACGAGCAGGCCGTTGATGCCTTCCATGACGGGGCGCTCAGCTTCCCCGGTATCACCCAAGTAATCGCTGAAGTACTGGGTGAGCATCAACCGGAGCCAATGACCCTTGAAGGCGTGTACGCGGCCGAAGCGTGGGCGCGTTCGCGTGCCGATGAGGTGATCGCCACACGCCGCTTCTGA
- a CDS encoding tetratricopeptide repeat protein codes for MSNPPLPGNFAGAMDLSALVNRAKAAQAPASPAAPTTPAGASSYVRDINESEMGQIVELSNTVPVILEIYGQGVTPQLGGLIEKYQGKLLLATLNADHAPQLVQALQIQGIPTVFAVIQGRPAPLFQGQAQEAEITPVLDEVLKVAAQVGVTGVLPAPENSDHDTPEAPTEPPLSPEHQRAFDALSANDWDGAEAAYRDALAKAPADTDAQAGLAQVGLLKRLGNQSADTIRAEAAKDPGNLDAQLLVADLDVSGGHLDDAFTRLLGIFTTLDTDGRETLRTRMLDYFAIAGPTHPSVIAARQRLTSLLY; via the coding sequence ATGAGTAATCCGCCACTGCCAGGCAATTTCGCGGGAGCGATGGACCTCTCAGCGTTGGTTAACCGCGCCAAGGCGGCGCAGGCGCCCGCCTCGCCCGCAGCCCCCACAACCCCCGCAGGGGCTTCTTCCTACGTGCGCGACATCAACGAATCGGAAATGGGCCAGATCGTTGAACTCTCCAACACGGTCCCCGTCATCCTGGAAATTTACGGTCAAGGTGTCACACCCCAACTGGGTGGTCTGATCGAGAAATACCAGGGCAAGCTTCTGCTCGCCACACTGAACGCTGATCACGCCCCGCAACTAGTTCAGGCACTGCAAATACAGGGGATACCCACTGTGTTTGCCGTGATTCAAGGCCGCCCGGCACCACTGTTTCAAGGCCAAGCCCAAGAAGCGGAAATCACTCCGGTATTGGACGAAGTGTTGAAAGTGGCCGCTCAAGTGGGAGTGACCGGTGTGTTGCCGGCGCCAGAAAATTCTGACCACGACACCCCAGAGGCGCCGACAGAGCCCCCGCTTTCGCCCGAACACCAGAGGGCTTTCGATGCACTGAGTGCAAACGACTGGGACGGTGCAGAGGCTGCCTACCGGGACGCGCTCGCCAAAGCTCCCGCGGATACTGACGCACAAGCAGGCCTCGCCCAAGTGGGCCTGCTCAAACGCCTCGGCAATCAATCGGCTGACACAATTCGCGCCGAGGCGGCTAAGGATCCAGGAAACCTTGACGCCCAGTTACTGGTGGCAGACCTCGATGTCTCCGGTGGTCACCTGGACGATGCGTTCACCAGGCTGTTGGGTATCTTCACCACCCTCGATACTGACGGTCGAGAAACCCTTCGCACACGCATGCTCGACTACTTCGCCATCGCCGGGCCGACACATCCCTCCGTGATTGCCGCACGCCAGCGTTTGACCTCGCTGCTCTACTGA
- the mnmA gene encoding tRNA 2-thiouridine(34) synthase MnmA, with amino-acid sequence MKVLAAMSGGVDSAVAAARAVDEGHEVVGVHLALSRMPGTLRTGSRGCCTIEDSMDARRVAGQLGIPFYVWDFSDRFKADVVDNFIEEYREGRTPNPCLRCNEKIKFEAVVDRAMALGFDRVVTGHYAVVREDADGNPELHRSAEWAKDQSYVLGVLTTEQVRHCYFPLGETPSKDDVRAEATERGFSVASKPDSHDICFIPDGDTQGFLDDKLGTDPGDIVDRDGAVVGSHEGTHRYTVGQRKGLQIGYPAEDGKPRYVLNIRPVTKEVVVGPKEALDTIELSGSRISFAGIDPIATGLSTGSYDDGVLSSCEPFACEVQVRAHGDTYPATAWIESGQLRVRVEDPISGVAPGQSAVLYVGTRVLGQVTIDHTVSADQGSLSRA; translated from the coding sequence ATGAAAGTTCTTGCAGCCATGAGCGGCGGTGTCGATAGTGCGGTGGCGGCTGCCAGGGCCGTCGATGAAGGCCACGAAGTGGTCGGGGTTCACCTGGCACTTTCTCGTATGCCGGGCACCCTGCGGACGGGCTCGAGGGGCTGCTGCACCATTGAAGATTCGATGGACGCGAGGCGGGTTGCCGGTCAGTTGGGTATTCCTTTTTATGTGTGGGACTTTTCCGATCGTTTTAAAGCCGACGTTGTCGATAATTTCATTGAGGAATACCGCGAAGGCCGCACCCCCAACCCGTGTTTGCGCTGTAATGAAAAGATCAAGTTTGAAGCGGTCGTGGATCGGGCGATGGCGTTAGGTTTTGATCGTGTGGTCACCGGGCATTACGCGGTTGTGCGCGAAGATGCCGATGGCAATCCTGAATTACACCGCTCCGCAGAGTGGGCCAAAGACCAGTCTTACGTCTTGGGTGTGTTGACCACAGAGCAGGTGCGACACTGCTACTTCCCGCTCGGCGAAACCCCCTCAAAAGATGACGTCCGGGCGGAGGCCACAGAGCGTGGATTTAGTGTGGCCAGCAAACCCGACAGCCACGACATTTGTTTCATCCCCGACGGCGATACGCAAGGATTTTTGGACGACAAACTGGGCACCGACCCGGGAGACATTGTTGACCGTGATGGCGCAGTGGTGGGCTCACACGAGGGCACCCACCGTTACACGGTCGGTCAGCGAAAAGGGTTGCAGATTGGCTACCCCGCTGAGGATGGCAAACCCCGCTACGTTCTCAACATCCGCCCGGTGACCAAAGAAGTGGTGGTCGGCCCTAAAGAGGCACTCGACACCATCGAACTCTCCGGTAGCCGGATTAGCTTTGCGGGCATTGACCCGATAGCGACCGGTCTATCGACCGGGAGCTATGACGATGGGGTGTTGAGCTCCTGTGAACCCTTCGCCTGCGAGGTTCAGGTGCGAGCCCACGGCGATACCTACCCGGCGACGGCGTGGATTGAGTCCGGCCAGCTTCGGGTGCGTGTCGAAGACCCCATTTCGGGTGTGGCCCCCGGCCAATCGGCCGTGCTGTATGTGGGGACCCGCGTGTTAGGACAGGTCACCATCGACCACACGGTCTCGGCCGATCAGGGGTCCCTAAGCCGTGCGTAG
- a CDS encoding proline--tRNA ligase translates to MLERLSHLFVRTLREDPADAEVASHKWLVRAGYIRRQAPGIFAWLPLGLRVRQKIEAIIHEEMRLAGAQQVHFPALLPREPYETTGRWEEYGPNIFRLKDRREADYLLAPTHEEVFTLTVKDLYSSYKDLPLTIYQIQDKYRDEARPRAGLLRGREFSMKDAYSFDYTDEGLDVSYQAQRDAYERIFQRLGLEYVIVRADAGAMGGSKSEEFLHPIAVGEDTFVRNDAGYAANVEAFRVAATEPLPLEGLPEAEIHDSPDTPTIDTLVALANRDVPRSDRPWAAEDTLKNVVLALVDADKNRELVVVGLPGDREVDMKRAEAWFGPRDVEPATEADFVQHPALVKGYIGPWSTEGPVLGLESSSGIAYYLDPRVVEGTQWVTGANIPEKHVFHLVAGRDFHSDGVADIANVRDGDPAPDGSGPVNTARGMEIGHVFQLGRKYAEALGLQVLDENGSLVTVTMGSYGIGVTRILAIIAEGHHDDKGLIWPEAVAPYDIHVIQAGKDEQVATVAEELAEALVAAGKDVLLDDRAKLSPGVKFADAEVIGIPHIVIAGRGVAEGKVELWDRASDERREVNIADVVGALVGRD, encoded by the coding sequence GTGCTTGAAAGACTCAGTCATCTCTTCGTTCGAACCCTCCGGGAAGACCCCGCTGACGCCGAAGTAGCCAGCCACAAATGGCTGGTTCGCGCCGGATATATCCGGCGCCAAGCACCAGGGATTTTCGCCTGGTTACCTTTGGGTCTGCGTGTTCGACAGAAAATCGAAGCAATCATTCACGAAGAGATGCGACTGGCGGGAGCTCAGCAGGTTCACTTTCCCGCCCTCTTACCCCGCGAGCCTTACGAAACCACTGGGCGGTGGGAAGAGTACGGCCCCAACATTTTTCGACTCAAGGATCGCCGAGAGGCCGACTACCTGTTAGCGCCCACCCACGAGGAAGTGTTCACTCTCACGGTGAAAGACCTCTACTCCAGTTATAAAGACCTCCCCCTCACGATCTATCAAATTCAAGACAAATATCGCGACGAAGCGCGGCCACGGGCGGGACTGCTGCGCGGTCGAGAATTCTCGATGAAAGACGCCTACTCGTTTGACTACACCGACGAGGGCCTAGATGTCAGCTACCAGGCCCAAAGGGACGCCTACGAGCGTATTTTTCAGCGCTTAGGACTCGAATATGTCATTGTTCGCGCCGATGCCGGCGCGATGGGTGGCTCCAAATCCGAAGAGTTCCTTCACCCCATCGCCGTCGGTGAAGACACGTTTGTGCGAAACGATGCCGGTTACGCCGCAAACGTTGAAGCGTTTCGGGTCGCTGCCACAGAGCCCCTGCCACTAGAGGGCCTGCCTGAAGCAGAAATTCACGACTCCCCAGATACCCCCACGATCGACACCCTGGTGGCACTGGCCAATCGCGATGTTCCACGAAGCGATAGGCCATGGGCTGCAGAGGACACACTGAAAAATGTGGTGCTGGCTCTGGTGGATGCTGACAAAAACCGCGAACTGGTTGTTGTCGGACTTCCCGGTGACCGCGAGGTCGACATGAAGCGTGCGGAGGCATGGTTTGGCCCACGTGATGTGGAACCCGCTACCGAGGCTGACTTTGTCCAACACCCCGCACTGGTGAAGGGCTACATTGGCCCCTGGTCCACAGAAGGTCCCGTTCTTGGCCTAGAGAGTTCCAGTGGTATCGCCTACTACCTGGACCCCCGGGTAGTGGAGGGCACCCAGTGGGTGACTGGCGCGAACATCCCCGAAAAACACGTCTTCCACTTAGTTGCCGGACGGGATTTTCACTCCGATGGCGTCGCCGATATTGCCAATGTTCGAGACGGTGACCCGGCGCCGGACGGTTCCGGACCAGTCAACACTGCCCGTGGGATGGAAATTGGTCACGTCTTCCAGTTGGGCCGCAAATACGCTGAAGCCCTCGGCTTGCAAGTCCTTGACGAAAACGGCTCCCTCGTCACCGTGACCATGGGCTCTTACGGCATCGGTGTCACCAGAATTTTGGCGATCATTGCGGAGGGTCACCACGATGACAAAGGCCTGATCTGGCCTGAAGCTGTTGCACCCTACGACATTCACGTTATCCAGGCAGGAAAAGACGAACAGGTGGCTACTGTGGCCGAGGAATTGGCTGAAGCTCTTGTTGCGGCCGGAAAAGATGTATTGCTCGATGACCGCGCAAAGCTTTCCCCCGGTGTGAAATTTGCCGATGCGGAAGTTATTGGCATTCCCCACATCGTGATTGCCGGTCGGGGAGTGGCTGAGGGCAAGGTTGAACTGTGGGATCGAGCCAGTGATGAACGCCGCGAAGTAAACATTGCTGACGTCGTGGGAGCCCTGGTAGGCAGGGACTGA